The Sulfitobacter sp. SK011 genome has a window encoding:
- a CDS encoding porin, with amino-acid sequence MKKVLFATTALVATAGVAAADVTFGGYGRFGLQHQEDRALRSGVATDEDTIIESRFRLNIDASTESDAGVTFGARVRLEINENGGSGAAGGGGVGGGTFNGARFHAETGGFRLEVGNIAHALDNLANYYGYEPGLIGAVGQYANFSGPVTGYTSGGAGENGVSAIYSMGDFRAQLSYDGDSDDAAALGDSESTSVSVAYTFSGWTVALGYEESDDGEGNPTSKNDGTVLTVGGSLGVADVALFIGDDKYEGTSYGISGRFDVGASTKILASVSGGGDDVTTTKKSSYGIGFDHDLGGGVALRGMVGRNTADQTVADLGVIFNF; translated from the coding sequence ATGAAAAAAGTTCTCTTCGCTACAACAGCTTTGGTCGCAACGGCCGGCGTTGCAGCAGCAGACGTTACATTTGGCGGTTACGGCCGCTTTGGTCTTCAGCACCAGGAAGATCGTGCGCTCCGTTCTGGCGTTGCAACCGATGAAGATACAATCATCGAAAGCCGCTTCCGCCTGAACATCGACGCGTCAACAGAATCTGACGCTGGTGTTACTTTCGGCGCGCGTGTTCGTCTTGAAATCAACGAAAATGGTGGTTCTGGCGCAGCTGGCGGCGGCGGAGTAGGCGGCGGTACATTCAACGGCGCACGTTTCCACGCTGAAACCGGCGGCTTCCGTCTTGAAGTTGGCAACATTGCACACGCACTCGACAACTTGGCGAACTACTACGGTTACGAGCCAGGCTTGATCGGCGCAGTTGGTCAGTACGCTAATTTCTCCGGCCCAGTAACTGGTTACACCTCAGGTGGTGCAGGCGAAAACGGCGTAAGCGCTATCTACTCAATGGGCGATTTCCGCGCTCAGTTGTCTTACGATGGCGACAGTGACGATGCCGCTGCTCTTGGTGATTCCGAATCAACATCTGTCAGCGTTGCGTACACTTTCAGCGGTTGGACAGTTGCTCTGGGATACGAAGAGTCTGACGATGGTGAAGGTAACCCGACTTCCAAGAACGACGGTACAGTTTTGACTGTTGGTGGTTCTTTGGGTGTTGCTGACGTTGCTCTGTTCATCGGTGATGACAAGTACGAAGGCACTTCTTACGGTATCTCCGGTCGCTTTGATGTAGGCGCGTCGACAAAAATCCTCGCCTCTGTTTCTGGTGGTGGTGATGACGTTACCACAACTAAGAAATCTTCTTACGGTATCGGTTTCGACCACGATCTGGGCGGCGGCGTTGCCCTGCGCGGTATGGTTGGTCGTAACACTGCAGACCAGACAGTTGCTGACTTGGGTGTTATCTTCAACTTCTAA
- a CDS encoding response regulator transcription factor, producing the protein MAQLKKILLVDDDDDLREALSEQLIMTEDFDVFEAANGSDAMSRAKEALYDLVILDVGLPDTDGRELCRLMRKQGVKSPIMMLTGHDGDADTILGLDAGANDYVSKPFKFPVLLARIRAQLRQHEQSEDAVFQLGPYTFKPSMKMLITEDDKKVRLTEKETNILKYLYRSNDGVVPRDVLLHEVWGYNAGVTTHTLETHIYRLRQKIEPDPSNARLLVTESGGYRLMA; encoded by the coding sequence ATGGCGCAACTCAAGAAAATCCTGCTTGTTGACGACGACGATGATTTGCGCGAGGCGCTGAGTGAGCAACTCATCATGACTGAGGATTTCGACGTTTTCGAGGCCGCCAATGGCAGCGACGCCATGAGCCGGGCCAAAGAGGCGCTGTATGATCTGGTCATTCTCGATGTTGGATTGCCCGATACCGATGGCCGCGAACTGTGCCGTCTGATGCGCAAACAGGGCGTGAAAAGTCCGATCATGATGCTGACCGGGCATGATGGCGATGCAGATACCATCCTGGGCCTTGACGCGGGTGCAAATGATTACGTCAGTAAACCATTCAAATTTCCCGTGCTGCTTGCCCGCATTCGTGCGCAGTTGCGCCAGCATGAACAATCCGAAGACGCGGTTTTCCAGCTGGGGCCATATACCTTCAAACCGTCAATGAAGATGCTGATCACTGAAGATGACAAAAAGGTGCGTCTGACGGAAAAAGAGACCAATATACTCAAGTACCTCTATCGCTCGAACGATGGCGTGGTGCCTCGTGATGTGCTGCTGCACGAGGTCTGGGGCTATAACGCGGGTGTAACCACGCATACGCTTGAGACGCATATTTACCGTCTTCGTCAAAAAATTGAACCAGATCCGTCAAATGCTCGCCTTCTTGTGACCGAATCTGGCGGATATAGATTAATGGCCTGA
- the ribA gene encoding GTP cyclohydrolase II — MSFAPDITEQIARARADLRMGVPVVLTGAHPVIVMAAETLTAQRLTDLLALGGAPVLAITARRAETLKARAYDGDLARIALPVDATPAWVQSIANPSDDLRAPMKGPFNCLRGGDVSAHRAAIQLAKTARLLPAVLVLELADAVAFAAENNLNCIDLASATPALSKRSPLHPVVNARLPMEVSETGRLHIFRPDDGAEEHYAIEVGRPDRAKPALTRLHSACFTGDLMGSLKCDCGPQLRAALAQMGQEGHGILLYLNQEGRGIGLANKMRAYSLQDQGFDTVEANHRLGFEDDERDFQLGADILKSMGFSAIRLLTNNPRKVDMMIKSGIEVTERVPLAVGETRHNRAYLATKAAKSGHLL; from the coding sequence ATGAGCTTTGCACCCGACATCACAGAACAGATTGCGCGCGCCCGGGCGGATCTGCGCATGGGTGTTCCTGTTGTTTTGACGGGGGCGCATCCAGTGATTGTCATGGCAGCCGAAACTTTGACGGCACAAAGATTGACGGACCTGCTTGCCTTGGGCGGGGCCCCTGTTTTGGCCATCACAGCGCGCCGTGCAGAGACGCTAAAGGCACGGGCCTATGATGGCGATCTGGCACGCATTGCATTGCCGGTTGATGCGACACCTGCCTGGGTTCAAAGCATTGCAAACCCTAGCGATGATTTGCGCGCGCCGATGAAAGGGCCTTTCAATTGCTTGCGTGGCGGAGATGTGTCCGCGCACCGTGCCGCCATTCAACTGGCCAAAACGGCGCGATTGCTGCCGGCAGTTCTGGTGCTTGAACTGGCTGATGCTGTGGCATTTGCTGCAGAAAACAACCTGAATTGCATCGATCTTGCGTCTGCGACACCTGCTTTGAGCAAACGAAGCCCACTGCATCCTGTCGTCAATGCGCGGCTTCCTATGGAGGTGTCAGAGACCGGTCGGCTGCATATCTTCCGTCCAGACGATGGTGCGGAGGAGCATTATGCGATTGAAGTTGGCCGCCCAGACAGAGCCAAGCCGGCACTTACCCGACTGCATTCGGCCTGTTTTACAGGTGATTTGATGGGCAGCCTAAAGTGCGATTGCGGACCGCAGTTGCGCGCCGCATTGGCGCAGATGGGGCAGGAAGGGCACGGCATTCTGCTGTACCTGAACCAAGAAGGCCGTGGGATCGGCCTTGCCAACAAAATGCGCGCTTATTCCCTGCAAGATCAGGGGTTTGATACTGTCGAAGCCAATCATCGACTGGGCTTTGAAGACGATGAGCGTGATTTTCAGCTTGGGGCCGATATCCTGAAATCAATGGGGTTTTCTGCGATACGCTTGCTGACCAACAACCCCCGCAAGGTTGATATGATGATAAAGAGCGGGATCGAAGTAACCGAACGGGTGCCTTTGGCGGTGGGTGAGACCCGCCACAATCGCGCGTATCTGGCAACCAAAGCCGCGAAATCGGGGCACCTGTTGTGA
- a CDS encoding YggS family pyridoxal phosphate-dependent enzyme — protein sequence MTLRDIITRIEQATRDADRADGAVTLIAVSKVQPNERVKAVLDQGHRCFGENKVQEAASKWPDFRETYAGVNLHLIGPLQSNKTRQAMELFDAIHSVDRPKLANTIARLAQEIGRCPDLFIQVNTGEESQKAGVLPADADAFIKDCQGLDLNIQGLMCIPPADEEPSLHFALLAKIAARNGLAGLSMGMSGDFERAIALGATHVRIGSAIFGERTAT from the coding sequence ATGACCCTGCGCGACATCATCACCAGAATTGAACAAGCGACACGTGACGCTGATCGCGCTGACGGTGCCGTCACGCTTATTGCTGTAAGCAAGGTTCAACCGAACGAGCGGGTGAAAGCGGTGCTGGACCAAGGACACCGATGCTTTGGAGAAAACAAAGTGCAGGAAGCAGCCAGCAAATGGCCGGATTTCCGCGAGACCTATGCGGGCGTCAATCTACATCTGATCGGACCGCTCCAATCCAACAAGACCCGGCAGGCGATGGAGCTTTTCGATGCCATCCATTCCGTTGATCGCCCCAAATTGGCGAACACGATTGCGCGTCTCGCGCAGGAAATCGGGCGCTGTCCTGATCTGTTCATTCAAGTAAACACCGGAGAAGAATCGCAAAAGGCAGGCGTCTTGCCTGCCGATGCTGACGCTTTTATCAAGGACTGTCAGGGGCTTGACCTTAACATTCAGGGCCTGATGTGCATCCCGCCCGCCGACGAAGAACCGTCATTGCATTTCGCCCTTCTGGCCAAAATCGCCGCGCGCAATGGCCTAGCTGGGCTTTCCATGGGGATGAGTGGCGACTTTGAACGCGCTATTGCCTTGGGAGCGACCCACGTCCGCATCGGTTCCGCGATTTTTGGCGAACGCACAGCGACATAA
- a CDS encoding Trm112 family protein, producing MSDVRVDFDRRMLDGLICPRTQTTLSYDADKQELVSKAANLAYPIRNGIPVMLVDEARALD from the coding sequence ATGAGCGATGTTCGCGTCGATTTTGACCGCCGGATGCTTGACGGGCTGATCTGTCCGCGGACCCAGACCACACTCAGCTATGATGCAGACAAACAGGAGCTGGTCTCAAAAGCAGCCAATCTGGCCTATCCGATCCGCAACGGCATTCCTGTGATGCTGGTGGATGAAGCGCGGGCGCTCGACTGA
- a CDS encoding DUF3576 domain-containing protein has protein sequence MAHGTVGRIAITLFMVGTLGACGALRNITGGSGGGSDQSYARPSLSGSNDVETNPDNTIWSVFRKKTAENKVQVNRYIWAASLEVLNFLPVQSVDPFTGVIVTGYGTPPGGGRAYRATVLIDDPALDARSLNVALQTRGGSPVSKATSRAVEDAILSRARELRIADSKF, from the coding sequence ATGGCGCACGGGACCGTTGGCAGAATCGCAATCACCTTATTCATGGTAGGTACTCTGGGTGCCTGTGGTGCATTGCGCAACATTACTGGCGGCAGCGGTGGTGGCTCTGACCAGTCCTATGCGCGTCCCAGTCTGAGTGGTTCGAATGATGTCGAAACCAACCCTGACAATACGATCTGGTCCGTTTTCCGCAAAAAGACCGCCGAAAACAAAGTGCAGGTCAACAGGTACATTTGGGCCGCATCGCTTGAAGTGTTGAATTTCCTGCCTGTGCAATCGGTTGATCCTTTCACCGGCGTTATTGTTACCGGATACGGCACCCCGCCCGGCGGTGGACGTGCGTACCGCGCAACTGTACTGATTGATGACCCTGCGCTTGATGCCCGTTCTTTGAATGTGGCCCTTCAAACACGTGGTGGTAGCCCGGTCAGCAAGGCAACAAGCCGTGCCGTTGAAGATGCTATTTTGTCGCGTGCCCGAGAACTACGCATCGCCGATAGCAAGTTCTAA
- a CDS encoding LON peptidase substrate-binding domain-containing protein encodes MIKQSELPDTIAIFPLGGALLLPRARLPLHIFEPRYLQMIEDALKTDCRLIGMIQPNPVPGRDGPGLHTIGCAGRITQFSETEDGRYMITLGGVSRFRVTKEVEGFTPYRRCDVNWDGFDRDLGKDEADTGFNRKSFLDLLERYFDTRGLSADWDTLKEADDELLINSLSMMLDFEAEDKQALLEAPSLETRRETLVTLIEYTMRGGQEEGMMQ; translated from the coding sequence ATGATAAAGCAAAGCGAACTGCCAGATACAATTGCGATTTTCCCGCTTGGTGGGGCGCTTTTGTTGCCGCGCGCGCGCCTGCCTTTGCACATTTTTGAACCGCGATACCTGCAGATGATCGAAGATGCCCTCAAGACCGATTGCCGTCTGATCGGCATGATCCAGCCAAACCCGGTCCCCGGACGTGATGGACCGGGTTTGCATACGATCGGATGCGCGGGACGGATCACGCAGTTTTCTGAGACCGAAGATGGGCGCTATATGATCACGCTTGGGGGGGTGTCACGCTTTCGGGTGACGAAAGAGGTCGAAGGATTTACCCCCTATCGCCGGTGCGATGTGAACTGGGATGGATTTGATCGCGACCTTGGCAAGGACGAAGCCGATACGGGCTTTAACCGGAAGTCTTTTCTTGATCTGCTTGAGCGGTATTTTGATACGCGTGGGCTGTCCGCAGATTGGGATACCCTCAAAGAAGCGGACGACGAATTGCTGATCAATTCGCTGTCGATGATGCTGGACTTTGAGGCAGAAGATAAGCAGGCGCTGCTTGAGGCACCATCGCTCGAAACCCGCCGCGAAACGCTGGTGACATTGATCGAATACACAATGCGGGGCGGACAGGAAGAAGGAATGATGCAATGA
- a CDS encoding L,D-transpeptidase has translation MTPHDLVLTPRGLRFQGCILPCSIGKGGLSDAKREGDGATPRGVHRIVGMLYRPDRMARPADWATPIGPLDLWSDDVSSPVYNHKVSAPYEGSHEALRRADPLYDLVLVTNWNWPVAVPGKGSAIFIHQWRRPGYPTEGCLALDRMRLRFVAQRITPATRLIIL, from the coding sequence GTGACACCCCACGATCTGGTCCTGACGCCGCGTGGCCTGCGGTTTCAGGGGTGCATTTTGCCATGTAGCATTGGCAAAGGTGGACTGAGCGATGCCAAACGCGAGGGCGACGGGGCAACGCCGCGCGGTGTTCACAGGATCGTCGGTATGCTTTATCGACCTGATCGAATGGCCCGGCCTGCTGATTGGGCGACACCTATTGGGCCATTGGATCTTTGGTCAGATGATGTGTCATCGCCAGTCTACAACCATAAGGTATCAGCACCCTATGAGGGCAGCCACGAAGCCCTCAGGCGCGCCGATCCGCTGTATGATCTTGTTCTGGTGACCAATTGGAATTGGCCGGTTGCGGTGCCGGGCAAGGGATCTGCCATATTTATCCATCAATGGCGGCGTCCGGGCTATCCAACCGAAGGATGTCTGGCGCTGGATCGGATGCGCCTGCGGTTCGTTGCGCAACGGATTACACCCGCAACCCGGCTGATCATCCTCTGA
- the trxA gene encoding thioredoxin — MELNLAGATDADLIKDSDEASFMADVIEASQTTPVIVDFWAPWCGPCKTLGPQLQKAVQAAKGAVKMVKINVDEAQMIAGQMQIQSIPTVYAFFQGKPIDGFQGAQPESEIKAFVDRTIKAAGGEAPGDGLAEAVEAAEDMLTAGEAADAAQTFAAILGEDPNHAGAYGGLVRAHIAIGELDQAEALLNGAPIEISKSPELEAAHAQLLLARQAADAGPVGELMAAVEADENDHQARFDLAQALYANGDAEGAVNHLLDLFRRDREWNEGAAKTQLFTIFDALKANDPVVLNGRRKLSSMIFA, encoded by the coding sequence ATGGAACTGAACCTCGCCGGCGCAACAGATGCTGACCTGATCAAAGACAGTGACGAAGCCAGCTTTATGGCTGATGTGATCGAGGCGTCCCAAACGACCCCGGTCATTGTTGATTTCTGGGCACCGTGGTGCGGGCCGTGCAAGACGCTTGGGCCGCAGCTGCAAAAAGCTGTGCAGGCCGCAAAGGGTGCGGTCAAAATGGTCAAAATCAATGTTGACGAGGCGCAGATGATCGCCGGTCAAATGCAGATCCAGTCAATCCCCACCGTCTATGCATTTTTTCAGGGCAAGCCGATTGACGGTTTTCAGGGCGCGCAACCAGAATCAGAGATCAAGGCTTTCGTGGACCGCACGATCAAAGCCGCCGGTGGCGAAGCGCCCGGCGACGGCCTGGCCGAAGCGGTTGAGGCCGCAGAAGATATGCTGACCGCAGGTGAAGCAGCAGATGCGGCCCAGACATTTGCCGCTATTTTGGGCGAAGACCCCAATCACGCCGGGGCATACGGTGGTCTGGTGCGGGCGCACATCGCGATAGGCGAGCTTGATCAGGCCGAGGCATTGTTGAACGGTGCACCAATTGAGATTTCAAAATCCCCGGAACTTGAAGCGGCACATGCGCAGTTGCTGCTGGCGCGACAGGCGGCGGATGCGGGTCCTGTAGGCGAATTAATGGCAGCGGTTGAGGCAGACGAGAACGACCATCAGGCGCGGTTTGATCTGGCACAGGCTCTTTATGCAAATGGGGATGCCGAGGGGGCAGTAAATCACCTTCTTGATCTTTTTCGCCGAGACCGCGAATGGAATGAGGGCGCTGCGAAAACTCAGTTGTTTACGATATTCGATGCGTTGAAAGCGAATGATCCCGTAGTGCTCAACGGACGCCGCAAACTCAGCTCAATGATATTTGCCTGA
- the leuS gene encoding leucine--tRNA ligase, with translation MPRYTPAEIEARWQQAWEKDAVFQAVRSAEKPKYYVLEMFPYPSGRIHMGHVRNYTMGDVIARYKLATGHNVLHPMGWDAFGMPAENAAMAIGGHPKDWTYKNIDDMRAQMKPLGLSIDWSREFATCDPEYYGQQQALFLDFLDEGLVYRKNAIVNWDPVDMTVLANEQVEAGRGWRSGALVERRELTQWFFKISDYSDELLTALDTLDNWPAKVKLMQANWIGKSRGLQFAFSTIDAPEGHDRIEVYTTRPDTLMGASFVGISPDHPLAKVLERGNETVATFCGDCRKGGTTEEAIETAEKLGLDTGIRVRHPFDTAHELPVYIANFILMDYGTGAIFGCPAHDERDFEFATKYDLPIISTFLPDEDSPDELEAAFVPAKTETVFYNRGFAGEPHQTGNEAIDTAIAFCESNGVGRGVTKFRLRDWGLSRQRYWGCPIPIVHCETCGVVPEKKENLPIELPYDVSFDVPGNPLDRHPTWRDCACPSCGAGAKRETDTMDTFVDSSWYYARFTAPHAETPTNLEDAAYWMNVDQYIGGIEHAILHLLYSRFFARAMQITGHLPASAIEPFDALFTQGMVTHAIYQTPKQDGRPTYHYPEEVELRDGKAFLKDGGAEVQIIPSAKMSKSKNNVVDPLNIISTYGADTARWFVLSDSPPERDVEWTASGADAAFKHLTRVWNLCDRIGEMDKDAHGTGDDDLLRAMHKTIHDVTMGIESFGFNAAIAKLYAFTAILQKSQASHAAQRTAIMTLAQLMSPMTPHLSEDIWAHQGGEGLIATAPWPVADDAMLVDDTVTMPIQINGKRRAEIQVPADMSKEEVEKIALSHEAVIRTLDGATPKKVIVVPGRIVNVVA, from the coding sequence ATGCCCCGTTATACACCTGCCGAAATCGAAGCCCGCTGGCAGCAAGCCTGGGAAAAGGATGCCGTGTTTCAGGCCGTCCGTTCCGCTGAAAAGCCCAAGTATTATGTGCTTGAGATGTTCCCCTATCCATCAGGGCGCATCCACATGGGGCATGTCCGCAATTATACGATGGGTGATGTGATCGCACGGTATAAGTTGGCGACGGGCCATAATGTGTTGCATCCGATGGGTTGGGACGCCTTCGGCATGCCCGCTGAAAATGCCGCGATGGCCATAGGGGGGCATCCCAAGGACTGGACCTACAAAAACATCGACGACATGCGCGCGCAGATGAAACCATTGGGCCTTTCTATTGACTGGTCGCGCGAATTTGCCACCTGCGACCCCGAATACTATGGCCAGCAACAGGCGCTGTTCCTTGATTTTCTGGATGAGGGATTGGTGTACCGCAAGAACGCCATCGTGAATTGGGATCCGGTGGATATGACCGTGCTGGCCAACGAACAGGTAGAGGCCGGGCGCGGCTGGCGGTCTGGTGCTTTGGTGGAACGCCGCGAACTGACCCAATGGTTCTTTAAAATCTCTGATTATTCCGATGAATTGCTGACGGCACTTGATACGCTTGATAACTGGCCTGCCAAGGTCAAGTTGATGCAGGCGAATTGGATCGGCAAATCCCGCGGTCTGCAGTTTGCGTTCAGCACCATCGACGCACCAGAAGGCCATGACCGCATTGAGGTCTATACAACACGCCCCGACACGCTGATGGGCGCGTCCTTTGTTGGCATCTCGCCGGATCATCCGCTCGCCAAGGTGCTGGAACGCGGGAATGAAACGGTTGCAACCTTCTGTGGCGACTGTCGCAAAGGGGGCACTACCGAAGAAGCCATCGAAACGGCTGAAAAGCTGGGTCTGGATACTGGTATCCGCGTGCGCCATCCCTTTGATACGGCACATGAACTGCCTGTCTACATCGCGAACTTTATTTTGATGGACTATGGCACCGGTGCCATTTTTGGCTGCCCTGCGCACGATGAACGTGATTTCGAGTTTGCGACCAAATACGACTTGCCGATCATTTCGACGTTCTTGCCGGATGAAGACAGCCCAGATGAGCTGGAGGCCGCCTTTGTCCCCGCAAAAACTGAAACTGTGTTCTACAATCGCGGTTTCGCGGGGGAACCGCACCAAACGGGAAATGAAGCCATCGACACCGCCATCGCATTTTGCGAGTCAAATGGGGTCGGACGGGGCGTCACCAAGTTCCGCCTGCGCGACTGGGGCCTGTCGCGACAACGTTATTGGGGCTGCCCCATTCCCATCGTGCACTGTGAAACCTGCGGTGTGGTGCCGGAAAAGAAAGAAAACCTGCCAATCGAGTTGCCATATGATGTCAGCTTTGATGTTCCCGGCAATCCGCTTGATCGCCATCCAACATGGCGCGACTGCGCCTGCCCGTCTTGCGGGGCCGGAGCAAAACGCGAAACCGACACGATGGACACCTTTGTGGATTCGTCGTGGTATTATGCGCGCTTCACGGCTCCGCACGCCGAGACCCCAACCAATCTGGAGGATGCGGCATATTGGATGAACGTCGATCAGTACATCGGCGGCATTGAACACGCGATCCTGCATCTGCTTTATTCGCGCTTTTTTGCGCGTGCGATGCAGATCACCGGACATCTGCCCGCATCCGCGATCGAACCATTTGATGCGTTATTCACGCAAGGGATGGTGACCCACGCCATATACCAGACCCCAAAACAGGATGGTCGGCCCACTTATCACTATCCCGAAGAGGTTGAGTTGCGCGATGGCAAAGCATTCCTGAAAGACGGCGGTGCCGAGGTGCAGATCATACCCTCGGCCAAGATGTCGAAATCAAAGAACAACGTGGTCGATCCGCTGAACATCATCTCAACTTACGGCGCGGACACCGCCCGCTGGTTCGTATTGTCCGATTCGCCCCCTGAACGAGATGTGGAATGGACGGCATCGGGCGCGGATGCCGCGTTCAAGCACCTGACACGGGTGTGGAACCTGTGTGATCGCATCGGCGAGATGGACAAGGATGCCCATGGCACAGGCGATGACGATCTTTTGCGTGCCATGCACAAGACCATTCATGATGTCACCATGGGCATTGAAAGCTTTGGCTTTAATGCCGCGATTGCAAAACTCTATGCATTCACCGCCATCTTGCAGAAATCACAGGCCAGCCATGCCGCCCAGCGCACAGCCATCATGACGCTTGCGCAACTGATGTCACCAATGACGCCGCATTTGTCCGAAGATATCTGGGCGCATCAGGGTGGAGAAGGGTTGATCGCAACCGCCCCCTGGCCGGTTGCTGACGATGCAATGCTGGTTGATGACACGGTGACCATGCCGATCCAGATCAACGGCA
- a CDS encoding exodeoxyribonuclease III, with the protein MPFTLATWNINSVRLREPLVLRLLAEHGPDVLCLQECKSPVEKIPTEAFHAAGYTHMVARGQKGYNGVAILSKLPLEDTGDRDFAALGHARHVSARLENGTTVHNFYVPAGGDKPDREINEKFGQKLDYLSEMRDWFHEQKPEKAILVGDLNIAPREDDVWDHKKLLKVVSHTPIEVEALGATQDAGNWVDITRKDIPDGNLYSWWSYRSPDWDAADKGRRLDHIWATADISNAGHSSHIGRAVRGWEQPSDHAPVFASFDL; encoded by the coding sequence ATGCCATTCACACTTGCCACATGGAACATCAACTCTGTTCGCCTGCGCGAACCTCTGGTTCTGCGTCTGTTGGCGGAGCATGGCCCGGATGTCTTGTGTTTGCAGGAATGCAAAAGCCCGGTTGAGAAAATTCCAACCGAGGCGTTCCATGCCGCGGGATACACGCACATGGTGGCGCGTGGTCAGAAGGGATATAACGGTGTCGCGATCCTGTCCAAGCTGCCATTGGAAGATACCGGCGATCGTGATTTCGCAGCCCTCGGTCATGCCCGCCACGTGTCAGCCAGACTTGAGAACGGGACCACGGTCCACAACTTCTATGTGCCGGCCGGCGGTGATAAACCGGATCGCGAAATAAACGAAAAGTTTGGTCAAAAGCTCGACTATCTCTCTGAGATGCGGGATTGGTTCCACGAGCAGAAGCCAGAAAAAGCGATCCTTGTCGGTGACTTGAACATTGCCCCGCGCGAAGACGACGTATGGGATCACAAAAAACTGCTCAAGGTCGTCAGCCACACCCCCATTGAGGTTGAGGCGCTGGGTGCCACGCAGGATGCGGGCAACTGGGTCGACATAACCCGCAAGGATATACCTGACGGCAACCTTTATAGCTGGTGGTCCTATCGGTCCCCAGATTGGGACGCTGCTGACAAAGGTCGCAGATTGGATCACATCTGGGCCACAGCGGATATTTCGAACGCCGGTCACTCCAGCCATATTGGGCGGGCAGTGCGTGGTTGGGAACAACCCAGCGACCACGCGCCGGTTTTTGCCAGTTTTGACCTTTGA
- a CDS encoding zinc-dependent alcohol dehydrogenase family protein, producing the protein MKKVIYEAFGNPAEVLKVVEVPSEPLGAGQVRVEVLRAPINPSDLIQVSGNYGVKPPLPAVPGNEGLGRIVEGEGTGQLVLLPAGQGTWVSEVICDPRYLIPLPEGNLDQLSMLMVNPATAHLLLSEFVALSPGDWVIQSAANSAVGGYLVQLAKEQGINVVSVVRRESAIQGLKDLGADIVLIDGPDLADKVKAATGAKMKLAVDAVAGPTFGRLAACLERRGTMVNYGGMSNEPCSIDASALIFRNIHIHGFWLVNWFERGDSAARMAVYGALTKAIAAGTLFAPVDRHFTLDQIAEAAKYSWAGERRGKVILTPNGI; encoded by the coding sequence ATGAAAAAAGTGATCTATGAAGCGTTCGGAAATCCCGCAGAGGTCCTCAAAGTCGTTGAGGTCCCGTCAGAGCCGTTAGGCGCAGGTCAGGTGCGGGTTGAGGTGTTGCGCGCGCCGATCAACCCTTCTGATCTGATCCAGGTTTCAGGCAATTATGGGGTCAAGCCACCCTTGCCCGCAGTTCCCGGTAATGAAGGGCTGGGCCGCATTGTTGAAGGTGAGGGCACGGGGCAATTGGTTCTGCTGCCCGCGGGGCAGGGGACATGGGTCAGTGAAGTCATTTGCGATCCACGTTACCTGATCCCGTTGCCGGAGGGCAATTTGGATCAATTGTCGATGCTTATGGTAAACCCGGCGACGGCGCATTTGCTTCTCAGTGAATTTGTCGCCTTAAGCCCCGGCGATTGGGTGATCCAGTCGGCAGCGAATTCTGCGGTTGGCGGGTATCTTGTTCAATTGGCAAAAGAGCAGGGGATCAATGTTGTCAGCGTCGTGCGCCGCGAAAGTGCGATTCAAGGTCTCAAAGACCTCGGGGCGGATATCGTTCTGATTGATGGTCCTGACCTTGCGGACAAGGTCAAGGCGGCGACCGGGGCCAAGATGAAACTGGCTGTCGACGCTGTCGCGGGCCCAACATTTGGGCGTCTGGCGGCCTGTCTGGAGAGACGCGGTACGATGGTCAACTATGGCGGCATGTCAAACGAACCCTGCAGCATTGATGCCAGTGCGCTGATATTTCGCAACATCCACATTCACGGCTTCTGGCTGGTCAATTGGTTTGAGCGTGGTGACTCTGCTGCACGCATGGCCGTTTATGGCGCATTGACCAAAGCCATTGCCGCAGGAACGCTATTTGCACCCGTTGACCGGCATTTTACATTGGATCAGATCGCCGAGGCGGCGAAATATTCATGGGCTGGTGAACGCAGAGGGAAGGTAATCCTGACCCCAAACGGCATCTGA